CCTGCGCGAACGTCTGCAGCGACGCATAGGCGTCTTCCAGGTCACGCGGGCGCTCACGGCTTTCGCGCAGCGCCGGCAAGGCTGCCGCCAGCGTCTTCCACGGCGCCGGCAGCTTCTGCAGGGCGATGCCCAGCGGATGGCGGCGTGCGCCTTGCGACCAGCCGTGCAGCTCTTCGCTCCACCACGCCAGCTTGGCCTCGCCCGGACGCGCATCGCTGCCGCCCCACGCCGCATCGGTCAGTTCCTGCAGCAGCGTCGCCCAGGCCAGCGCGATGTCGCGCTGCGCCTGCGGCACGAACACCTGCACCACGGCCCACTCGGGCCAGCGCGCGCGGAACTTGTCGAGAAAACTGTCCAGCGCGTCGCTGCTGCCGCCGTCGGCAACGGCCACGGGCAACGGCTCGCTCATCGCGGCACCGGCCACGTGGCGGCAACCACCAGCTCGGCCGGGGTTTCGATCATGACGTCACCCAGCCATGCCGCCGGGTCGTCGCCGTCGAGGCGATAACCCCACAGCGCGACCACCGACGGCATGCCGGCGGCGCGTGCCGCCTGGATGTCGCGCTCGTCGTCGCCGACATAGATGCACTGCGTCGGTTCGATGCCGATGCGCTCGGCGGCGACGGTCAGCGGCAACGGGTCAGGCTTGCGCCGCGTCAGGGTGTCGCCACCGATCAGCACCGCGCAACGCTGCTCCCAGCCCAGTACCGGCATCAGCTGGCGGGCCAGGTATTCGGGCTTGTTGGTGACGATGCCCCAGGTACTGCCGGCCGCTTCCAATGCCGCCAGCATCGCGTCGACGCCGTCGAACAGCCGGCCGTGGCGACCGAGCTCGCGCTCGTAGTGGTCGAGGAATTCCGGGATCCAGCTTTCGCGCTGCGGCTCGTCGACCTGCGGGAATGCCGCCGCGACCATGGCGCGCGCGCCCTTGGACACATGCGGGCGCAGTTCGTCGAGCGGCATCGACGGCTGCCCGCGCGCAGCGCGCATCGCATCGATCGCAGCGACCATGTCCGGCGCGCTGTCGAGCAGGGTGCCATCGAGGTCGAACAGGACGGCGCGGGGGAACTGCGGGGTGTGTGCGTTTGCGGGCATGGCGCGTCAGGCCTCCGGCTTCAACGCGCACGCCAGGTAGTTGACGTCGGTGCGGCCGATCACGCGGGCGCTGTTGCGCCACGGCTCGTACATCAGCCCGCTGACATCTTCCAGCTGCATCCCTGCGTCGCGCAGCCACGCGCCCAGCTCCGACGGCTTGATGAAGTCGCGGTACTGGTGGGTGCCGCGCGGCAATACGCGGGCGACGTATTCGGCGCCGACGATGGCCAGGGCGAATGCCGCCGGCGTGCGGTTGAGCGTCGACAGGAACAGGCGTCCGCCCGGGCGCAGCAACGTCGTGCAGGCACGGATGATCGAACCGGGGTCCGGTACGTGCTCGAGCATTTCCATGCAGGTGATCGCCTCGAACTGGCCCGCCATCTCCGCGGCCAGCGACTCGACCGACTGCAGCCGGTAGTCGACCTTGACGCCGGTTTCCAGGCCGTGCAGGCGCGCGACCTTGACCAGCTCGGGAGCCAGGTCGAGCGCGGTGACCTGCGCGCCCTCGCCCGCCATCGCCTCGCTGAGCAGGCCGGCGCCGCAGCCGACGTCGAGCACGCGCGCGCCCTGCAGCGCGGCGCGCTGGGCGACGTAGCCCAGCCGGGCCGGATTGAGCGCGTGCAATGCCTTCTGCGGCCCCTGCGGGTCCCACCAGCGCTGCGCAAGCGCGCCGAACTTGTCGAGCTCGGCCTGGTTGAAGTTGCTGTCGTTGGGTTTGGATGAAGCGCTCATGCCTTCGAACCTCGATTGTCTCCTCGGGGAGACAGCAAAAATGTATCCGCCATCAGAAACCTCCCGTCATCCCGGCGAAAGTCGGGACCCATCTTGACCTTGCTGCAGCTCGCGCCAAAAGCAAACGCAACCGCAACATGGATCCCGGCTTTCGCCGGGATGACGAGGGGGTCACGACAGTCTGATCGCGGCAATCCGCGTACGCCATTGCTTGGCGTTGGCGATCAGCGCCTGCTCGTCGATGTCGACCAGCACGCGTCCACGCAGCTTGGCCTGCCCGGCGATCCAGACATCGCTGACCTGCTGGCGGCCGGTCGCGTAGATCAGCTGCGAGATCACGTGGTGCAGCGGCTGGGTCTCGATCTGGTCCAGGTCGATGCAGACCAGGTCGGCCTGCTTGCCGACTTCGATCGAGCCGACCTTTGCCTCGTAGCCCAGCGCGCGTGCGCTGCCCAGCGTCGCCGCATGCAGCGCGCTGGCCGCATCGAGCGCCGAGGCGTCGGAAGCGACCGCCTTGGCCAGCAGCGCCGCGGTGCGGGTCTCGCCGATCATGTCCAGGTCGTTGTTGCTGGCGCAGCCATCGGTGCCGATGGCGATGTTGACGCCGGCCTTCTGCAGCTTGCCGACCGGGCAGAACCCGGAGGCCAGCTTGAGGTTGGACTCCGGGCAATGGGCGACGCTGACGCCGCGCTGCGCGCACAGCTCGATCTCGGCGTCGGTCAGCTGGGTCATGTGCACGGCGATCAGGCGGTCGTTGACCAGGCCGAGACGGTCCAGCCGCGCCAGCGGACGCTGGCCGTGCTTTTCGTGCGACTCGGCCACCTCGTGCGCGGTTTCGTGCGTGTGCAGGTGCACCGGCACGTCGAGCTGGTCGGAGAGCATGCGGATGCGTTCGAAGTTCGCGTCCGAAACGGTGTATGGCGCGTGCGGTGCGAAGGTGGTGCTGACCAGGGCGTCGTCGCGCCACTGGTCATGGACCTCGCCGGCGCGGTCGAAGTACTCGTCGGAGGACTTGGCCCACGCGGTCGGGAAGTCGATCACCGGCAAGCCGACGCGGGCGCGGAAGCCGTGGCGCTTGTAGACCGCGGCCTGCACGTCGGGGAAGAAGTAGTTCTCGTTGGCGCAGGTGGTGCCGCCACGCAGCATCTCGGCGATGGCCAGGGCGATGCCGTCGGCGACGAACTCCGGACCGATCACCGCGCCTTCCACCGGCCAGATGTGCCCCTGCAACCACTCCATCAGCGGCAGGTCGTCGGCAATGCCGCGCAGCAGCGTCATCGGGTTGTGGGTGTGCGCGTTGATCAGGCCCGGGATCAATGCCGCTTCCGGCCGCGAGACGATCTCGGCGGCGATGAAGCGCGTGCGTGCTTCGCGGGTCGGCAGCAGCGCCACGATGGCGCCGTCGCGGATGGCCACCGCATGGTCCTCCAGGACCACACCGTGCGGCTCGACCGGCACCACCCATCCGGCTTCGATCAACAGGTCGCAGGCTTCGGGGCGGGTGTCGGGGTGCATGGGTGTCCTTTTTCCGTCATTTCGCGAAGGCGGGGACCGGACGACGTAGCCCGGGTAAGGCCATTGGCCGCACCCGGGGTGATGTTGTTTTCCCCGGGTGCGCTTCGCTTACCCGTGCTACGCCGTGGCCGCAACGCGGCCACGGGCCAAATCGTCACTTGACCCGGCTGACGTACTCGCCCGAGCGGGTGTCGACCTTGATGATTTCGTCCTGGCCGACGAACAGCGGCACCCGCACCACGGCGCCGGTTTCCAGCGTCGCCGGCTTGCCGCCGCCGCCGGAGGTGTCGCCACGCACGCCCGGATCGGTCTCGACGATCTTGAGCTCGACGAAGTTCGGCGGCTGCACGGCGATCGGGGTGCCGTTCCACAGCGTCACCACGCAGTCTTCCTCGCCCTTGAGGTACTTCTCGGCGCCGCCCATGCCGGCCTTGTCGGCCTGGACCTGCTCGAACGACTCCTGGTTCATGAAGTGCCAGTACTCGCCGTCGGAGTACAGGTACTGCATGTCGGTGTCGACGACGTCGGCCTGCTCCACGTTGTCGGTCGCCTTCATGGTCATTTCGACCACGCGGCCCGACTTGATGCTGCGGTACTTCACGCGGGTGAAGGCCTGGCCCTTGCCCGGCTTGACGTACTCGGTGTCGGTGATGATGCACGGGTCGTTGTTGACCAGGATCTTCTGGCCGTTCTTGACGTCGTTCATGCCCAAGGTGGCCATGGGTGCAACTCCTGCTAGATGAATAAGTGTCTTGGCGCCGACCGCCGGGATCGTCAGACCGGATCATCAAATCCGCGGCGGAGGCTAGAATGTCGGGTTGTTGTGCCCGGCCCCGAGGCCGCGGCGCAAGGAAAACCGGTCCGCCATGATACCCGCAGCCCCCGTCCGCTTACAGCACGCCCTCTTACAGCACGCCCTCTAGCACGCCCCCATGCAGCACGCCCCCATGCAGCCGGCCCCCCTTCCGCACACGCCCGTCGCACAGCGCTGGCAACAGCTGTGGCGCGAAGCGGTGCGCGATCCGCGCGAGCTGCTGGCGATGCTGGGCCTGGAGGACGCCGGCCTGGCCATCTCCGACGAGGCCGCGGCCCAGTTTCCGCTGCGGGTCCCGCGCGGTTTCGTCGCCCGCATGCGCCACGGCGACCCGGACGATCCATTGCTCCGGCAGGTCCTGCCGCTGGATGCGGAGA
Above is a genomic segment from Lysobacter sp. S4-A87 containing:
- a CDS encoding phytoene/squalene synthase family protein — protein: MSEPLPVAVADGGSSDALDSFLDKFRARWPEWAVVQVFVPQAQRDIALAWATLLQELTDAAWGGSDARPGEAKLAWWSEELHGWSQGARRHPLGIALQKLPAPWKTLAAALPALRESRERPRDLEDAYASLQTFAQAAARIEAVLFGGADVPDATAAATELADPAERLVTAGLLYSRLAHVGESAAPLATLARTEGLSVAHAWAAELLRTWPTASAATRPRRLWSALARQRLRRGDATLPLPPWSALLTGWRGARGN
- a CDS encoding phosphoglycolate phosphatase, with protein sequence MPANAHTPQFPRAVLFDLDGTLLDSAPDMVAAIDAMRAARGQPSMPLDELRPHVSKGARAMVAAAFPQVDEPQRESWIPEFLDHYERELGRHGRLFDGVDAMLAALEAAGSTWGIVTNKPEYLARQLMPVLGWEQRCAVLIGGDTLTRRKPDPLPLTVAAERIGIEPTQCIYVGDDERDIQAARAAGMPSVVALWGYRLDGDDPAAWLGDVMIETPAELVVAATWPVPR
- the ubiG gene encoding bifunctional 2-polyprenyl-6-hydroxyphenol methylase/3-demethylubiquinol 3-O-methyltransferase UbiG; translation: MSASSKPNDSNFNQAELDKFGALAQRWWDPQGPQKALHALNPARLGYVAQRAALQGARVLDVGCGAGLLSEAMAGEGAQVTALDLAPELVKVARLHGLETGVKVDYRLQSVESLAAEMAGQFEAITCMEMLEHVPDPGSIIRACTTLLRPGGRLFLSTLNRTPAAFALAIVGAEYVARVLPRGTHQYRDFIKPSELGAWLRDAGMQLEDVSGLMYEPWRNSARVIGRTDVNYLACALKPEA
- a CDS encoding TRZ/ATZ family hydrolase, which translates into the protein MHPDTRPEACDLLIEAGWVVPVEPHGVVLEDHAVAIRDGAIVALLPTREARTRFIAAEIVSRPEAALIPGLINAHTHNPMTLLRGIADDLPLMEWLQGHIWPVEGAVIGPEFVADGIALAIAEMLRGGTTCANENYFFPDVQAAVYKRHGFRARVGLPVIDFPTAWAKSSDEYFDRAGEVHDQWRDDALVSTTFAPHAPYTVSDANFERIRMLSDQLDVPVHLHTHETAHEVAESHEKHGQRPLARLDRLGLVNDRLIAVHMTQLTDAEIELCAQRGVSVAHCPESNLKLASGFCPVGKLQKAGVNIAIGTDGCASNNDLDMIGETRTAALLAKAVASDASALDAASALHAATLGSARALGYEAKVGSIEVGKQADLVCIDLDQIETQPLHHVISQLIYATGRQQVSDVWIAGQAKLRGRVLVDIDEQALIANAKQWRTRIAAIRLS
- the efp gene encoding elongation factor P, which gives rise to MATLGMNDVKNGQKILVNNDPCIITDTEYVKPGKGQAFTRVKYRSIKSGRVVEMTMKATDNVEQADVVDTDMQYLYSDGEYWHFMNQESFEQVQADKAGMGGAEKYLKGEEDCVVTLWNGTPIAVQPPNFVELKIVETDPGVRGDTSGGGGKPATLETGAVVRVPLFVGQDEIIKVDTRSGEYVSRVK